The proteins below are encoded in one region of Brachyspira intermedia PWS/A:
- the lysA gene encoding diaminopimelate decarboxylase gives MIAYKNNILMCENIDIREIAEVYGTPFYIYSKNDILTKIRFLKEVFLPLNNTLIVYAVKAENNLSILKMMAEEGIGADVVSIGETLKYIKAGGKAENIVFSGVAKTEEEIRKSIDLNIKRFNIESIPEAVRINNIAKELKKKVKCSIRVNPNVDAHTHEKITTGITGNKFGIGIKTIKDNSDLLKSLSNIEIESLSMHIGSQMTDAEPFYKAILVMKDLIAEINSMGFNITDIDIGGGYGVRYNRDHSGFDFDKFKAESINLLKEMNLRVTTEPGRYFVAESGALIMKVEYIKEELGRKYVILNGGMNDYIRVAMYDAYNEIYPLVKKDNVSNYDFVGPICESSDFFAYSRECSVLEQGDYVALLDAGAYGFSMSSNYNSRLLVPQVMIDDNKHYIIRKRQTFDDMIKDEIV, from the coding sequence ATGATTGCTTATAAAAATAATATATTGATGTGCGAAAATATTGATATTAGAGAAATTGCTGAAGTGTACGGCACACCTTTTTATATTTATTCAAAGAATGATATCTTAACTAAGATAAGATTTTTGAAGGAAGTATTTTTACCTTTAAATAATACATTAATAGTTTATGCTGTTAAAGCAGAAAATAATTTATCTATATTAAAAATGATGGCTGAAGAAGGTATAGGTGCTGATGTTGTATCTATAGGAGAAACTTTGAAATATATTAAGGCAGGCGGAAAAGCTGAAAACATAGTATTTTCTGGTGTTGCTAAAACAGAGGAAGAGATAAGAAAATCAATAGATCTTAATATAAAACGTTTCAATATAGAATCTATTCCAGAGGCTGTAAGAATAAATAATATAGCTAAAGAACTTAAAAAGAAAGTAAAATGTTCAATAAGAGTCAATCCTAATGTTGATGCTCATACTCATGAGAAGATTACTACAGGCATTACTGGAAATAAATTTGGTATAGGCATAAAAACTATAAAAGATAATTCTGATTTATTAAAATCATTATCTAATATAGAAATAGAATCATTATCAATGCATATAGGTTCTCAAATGACAGATGCCGAGCCTTTCTATAAAGCTATTTTAGTAATGAAAGATTTGATTGCTGAAATTAATAGTATGGGATTCAATATTACTGATATAGATATAGGCGGAGGGTACGGAGTAAGATATAACAGAGATCATTCGGGATTTGATTTTGATAAATTCAAAGCTGAAAGTATTAATCTATTAAAAGAAATGAATTTAAGAGTCACTACAGAACCCGGAAGATATTTTGTGGCGGAATCTGGTGCTTTGATAATGAAAGTTGAATATATTAAAGAAGAGCTTGGAAGAAAATATGTTATATTAAATGGCGGTATGAATGATTATATTAGGGTTGCTATGTATGATGCTTATAATGAAATATATCCTTTAGTTAAAAAAGACAATGTTTCAAATTATGACTTTGTAGGTCCTATATGCGAAAGTTCAGACTTTTTTGCATATAGTAGAGAATGCAGTGTATTAGAGCAGGGTGATTATGTGGCTTTACTTGATGCTGGTGCTTATGGATTCAGTATGTCAAGTAATTATAATTCAAGACTTCTTGTACCTCAGGTTATGATTGATGATAATAAACATTATATCATAAGAAAAAGACAGACTTTCGATGATATGATAAAAGATGAAATAGTATAA
- a CDS encoding response regulator transcription factor, with protein sequence MNKELIYSVEDDDNIRDLIKYTVEEAGYTIECFSNGNDMLEALKKQTPNLVLLDIMLPDIEGTEILKIIRTDYAHLPIKVIMLTAKTSEINIVTGLNLGADDYMPKPFSVLELLARIKANLRKKDVRLDAEELTFGEIKLIVKKRNVFVGERQVVLTQKEFDLLKLLMENANNVVDRETMLEEVWGVDHTMETRTIDMHIKSIRQKLDLTKENIITVRGMGYKLTDVQ encoded by the coding sequence ATGAATAAAGAACTTATTTACTCAGTAGAAGATGATGATAATATTAGGGATCTTATCAAATATACCGTTGAAGAGGCAGGATATACTATAGAATGTTTCTCAAATGGTAATGATATGCTTGAGGCATTAAAAAAACAAACTCCTAATTTGGTATTGCTTGATATAATGCTTCCAGACATAGAAGGTACAGAAATATTAAAAATTATTAGAACAGATTATGCCCATCTTCCTATTAAAGTAATAATGCTTACAGCTAAAACTAGCGAGATAAACATTGTTACAGGGCTTAATTTAGGTGCAGATGATTATATGCCTAAACCTTTTTCTGTACTAGAGCTTCTTGCAAGAATCAAAGCAAATTTAAGAAAGAAAGATGTAAGATTGGATGCAGAAGAGCTTACTTTTGGAGAAATAAAACTTATTGTTAAAAAGAGAAATGTATTTGTAGGAGAAAGGCAGGTTGTTTTAACTCAGAAAGAATTCGATTTGCTTAAGCTCTTAATGGAAAATGCTAATAATGTAGTTGATAGAGAAACTATGCTTGAAGAGGTATGGGGTGTTGACCATACTATGGAAACAAGAACTATTGATATGCATATAAAATCAATAAGACAAAAACTTGATTTAACTAAAGAAAACATTATAACCGTTAGAGGTATGGGATATAAATTAACAGATGTACAATAA
- a CDS encoding divergent polysaccharide deacetylase family protein, translated as MKNIFVFILSVIMLCIFAFTFIKVQEYYNISFEYADNISKQSNDNTILQKNIEEKPSDDMFHLADINSPNTAEPILNKINEHSNCISIIIDDSGNTLNNAERYFSLANKYNITFAVLPDSYHSIDFSYAAYSNNVNVILHIPMEGSDYFGEQTLIRKGMNEDEVFRLLDYSFSKVPYAKGMNNHTGSVASSDESIVSHMLDYAKSNDKYFVDSYTVSDSLIYNMALEYGVKTARRSVFLDNERDYSSIMKQWRELIKLSKEYGVAVGIGHYQSEETLKILEDNLPLLIDEGIASVSITEILN; from the coding sequence ATGAAAAATATATTTGTATTTATACTATCAGTTATTATGCTTTGTATATTTGCCTTTACTTTTATAAAGGTTCAAGAGTATTATAATATTAGTTTTGAATATGCAGATAATATTTCTAAACAATCAAATGATAATACAATTCTTCAAAAAAATATAGAAGAAAAGCCTTCAGATGATATGTTTCATTTAGCAGATATAAACTCACCTAATACAGCAGAACCTATTTTAAATAAAATAAATGAACATAGTAATTGTATAAGCATTATAATAGATGATAGCGGTAATACTTTAAATAATGCTGAAAGATATTTTTCTTTAGCTAATAAATATAATATAACTTTTGCTGTACTTCCTGATTCTTATCATAGCATAGATTTTTCTTATGCTGCATATAGCAATAATGTTAATGTTATTTTGCATATACCTATGGAAGGCAGTGATTATTTCGGAGAGCAGACTCTAATAAGAAAGGGAATGAATGAAGATGAAGTGTTTAGATTATTAGATTATTCATTTTCAAAAGTACCTTATGCTAAAGGAATGAATAATCATACAGGCTCTGTGGCAAGCAGTGATGAGAGTATAGTTTCTCATATGCTTGATTATGCTAAGAGTAATGATAAATATTTTGTTGATTCTTATACTGTTTCTGACAGTTTGATATATAATATGGCTTTGGAATATGGAGTGAAAACGGCTAGGAGATCAGTATTTTTAGATAATGAGAGAGATTATTCTTCTATAATGAAGCAATGGAGAGAGTTAATAAAATTATCTAAAGAGTATGGGGTAGCTGTTGGAATAGGGCATTATCAAAGCGAAGAAACATTAAAAATTTTGGAAGATAATTTACCACTTTTAATAGATGAAGGAATAGCATCTGTAAGTATAACAGAAATATTAAATTAA
- a CDS encoding HPr family phosphocarrier protein, producing the protein MENNDFISKEFECRNSIVTDNKTVNSIVDFFRTIEDKIEIENKNGKRVNAKSFIKMMGLDIKYGYRFTLYIYGTDRENNLKRIEEILEKKEFYTLEKIAELEKEQESEDNKFIQEEILYLTPDDKKDIIKEDIENKIKILKEKRDSLHLPSLNLNNNIVYIKNDDKTEIFDVINNDIADIIKNLSSHYEININENDLNVFLSELIEDVKVREMKYFYIYTFFSNVKKYFYNQFDSLFIKKMIGIENLKVEYSLETNKTFVDESIKTLEFILDDKRKSSDYSVNIYMISNSSNLSMDLYRTINIVQNIGKIYEIEESIIDNIAYKIKENFEYKNKINTSHNNEEYFDAIREFKEYLQEKFEAIYINKVLENDSEDSAIDYQHINLMVRRL; encoded by the coding sequence ATGGAGAATAATGATTTTATATCTAAAGAGTTTGAATGTAGAAATTCTATTGTAACTGATAATAAAACAGTTAATTCCATTGTAGATTTTTTTAGAACTATTGAGGATAAAATAGAAATAGAAAACAAGAATGGAAAAAGAGTTAATGCTAAATCTTTTATAAAGATGATGGGGCTTGATATAAAATATGGATATAGATTTACATTATATATTTATGGAACTGATAGAGAAAATAATTTAAAAAGAATAGAAGAAATATTGGAGAAAAAGGAATTTTATACTTTAGAAAAAATAGCGGAACTAGAAAAAGAACAAGAATCAGAAGATAATAAATTTATACAAGAAGAAATATTATATCTTACTCCAGATGATAAAAAAGATATTATAAAAGAAGATATAGAAAATAAAATAAAAATATTGAAAGAAAAAAGAGATTCACTTCATTTACCTTCTTTAAATTTGAATAATAACATTGTATACATAAAAAATGATGATAAAACAGAAATTTTTGATGTTATTAATAATGATATAGCTGATATTATAAAAAATCTATCTTCTCATTACGAGATAAATATAAATGAAAATGATTTAAATGTTTTCTTATCTGAGTTAATAGAGGATGTGAAAGTTAGAGAGATGAAATATTTTTATATATATACTTTCTTTAGCAATGTAAAAAAATATTTTTATAATCAATTTGATTCATTATTTATCAAAAAAATGATAGGTATAGAAAATTTAAAAGTTGAATATAGTTTGGAAACTAATAAAACTTTTGTAGATGAATCTATTAAGACTTTGGAGTTTATATTAGATGATAAGAGAAAATCTTCTGATTATTCTGTAAATATATATATGATTTCAAATTCTTCAAATTTGAGTATGGATCTTTACAGAACAATAAATATAGTTCAGAATATTGGTAAAATTTATGAGATAGAAGAAAGTATCATTGATAATATTGCATACAAAATAAAAGAAAATTTCGAATACAAAAACAAGATTAACACTTCTCATAATAATGAAGAGTATTTTGATGCCATAAGAGAGTTTAAAGAATATTTGCAGGAAAAATTCGAAGCTATTTATATAAATAAAGTTCTTGAAAATGACTCTGAAGATTCTGCTATTGACTATCAGCATATAAATTTAATGGTAAGGAGGCTTTAA
- a CDS encoding metallophosphoesterase, whose protein sequence is MKIAVIGDLHGKSCWKKLIEGRFDKFDKIVFMGDYSDDSWVTFTDEEIVNNLKDVIEFKKNHDDKVILLIGNHDFQYIVGYPTASRYRKSYSKEMHEIFNDNTDIFKTIHIENNYIFTHAGITNGWIEYIKQRYDIKDINIDNIYDVVNIIYKNDKDDCNIASFRRGGRSKFAGILWADKEDLSEDAWTGYNQVVGHNRVKPGSVIKKDSYAIYMADHFDTEQDKLSVLDI, encoded by the coding sequence ATGAAGATTGCTGTTATAGGTGATTTACATGGGAAAAGCTGTTGGAAAAAACTTATTGAAGGAAGGTTTGATAAGTTTGATAAAATAGTTTTTATGGGAGATTACAGTGATGACAGCTGGGTTACTTTTACTGATGAAGAGATAGTTAATAATTTAAAAGATGTAATAGAGTTCAAAAAAAATCATGATGACAAAGTTATTCTGCTTATAGGTAATCATGATTTTCAATATATAGTTGGATATCCTACAGCAAGCAGATACAGAAAAAGTTATTCTAAAGAAATGCATGAAATATTTAATGATAATACTGATATTTTTAAAACTATACATATAGAAAATAATTATATATTCACTCATGCCGGCATTACTAATGGCTGGATTGAATATATAAAACAGAGATATGATATAAAAGATATTAATATTGATAATATTTATGATGTTGTGAATATTATTTATAAAAATGATAAAGATGATTGCAATATAGCTTCTTTTAGAAGAGGAGGCAGAAGTAAATTTGCTGGTATATTATGGGCAGATAAGGAAGATTTGTCAGAAGATGCATGGACAGGATATAATCAGGTTGTAGGACATAACAGAGTAAAGCCTGGAAGTGTTATAAAAAAAGATAGTTATGCTATTTATATGGCAGATCATTTCGATACAGAACAAGATAAATTATCGGTATTAGATATTTAA
- a CDS encoding metal-dependent transcriptional regulator, producing the protein MKQEITPILENYLETIYNLEVEKNFKEAIRITDIADLVGRSKASVNTAIKTLSKLGHIKHEHYGDIELTESGRAIGKDIAERHAIFYYFLTKVLNVDEKIADEEACLIEHAMSKDTVHKFKEFLCGYCKKENIFNKDN; encoded by the coding sequence ATGAAACAAGAAATAACACCTATATTAGAAAATTATTTAGAAACTATCTACAATCTTGAAGTAGAGAAAAATTTTAAGGAAGCTATTAGAATAACAGATATAGCAGATTTAGTAGGACGCTCTAAAGCCAGTGTTAATACAGCAATTAAAACATTATCAAAATTAGGACATATAAAACATGAGCATTACGGCGATATAGAGCTTACTGAAAGCGGCAGAGCTATAGGAAAAGATATTGCCGAAAGACATGCTATATTCTACTATTTTCTTACAAAAGTACTAAATGTTGATGAAAAAATAGCTGATGAAGAAGCATGCTTAATAGAACATGCTATGAGCAAAGACACTGTACATAAATTCAAAGAGTTTCTTTGCGGATACTGCAAAAAAGAAAATATTTTTAATAAAGACAATTAA